In Phycisphaerales bacterium, the following are encoded in one genomic region:
- a CDS encoding acyl-CoA dehydrogenase family protein translates to MADGIRPDARQGVPGAATKELDTMADLKNMKGVSEADRKLLEEAEELLGAEPESMGFAKNLFWGRFREDLMLPYPQPSDEARKACDALVEKLEHYLRTEHPSIQIDQEQEIPRWVIDKLFDLGVLGMTIPKEYGGLGMGITAYNRVLETIGKYCGSTAVLVSAHQSIGCKAVMLFGTEEQKAKWLPKLAKEWVSAFCLSEPNVGCDAGGQETRCEVSEDGEYYILNGEKKWATSGAIAGLFTVMCKQNIDGKDKVTALVCHPDMPGVDIYQKNRSKCGIRGTWQARIRFKDVKVPKAHLLHKEGRGLNVALTCLNYGRCTLSAGMLGGAKRAMDQAIRWSQTRYQFKAPLADKDLVKQRIAHMAALTYAMDSVLYMTTGMLDRHDEDIMVETAICKVFCSEMGWRAVNDAVQIMGGESYMTENEVERIFRDSRINIIVEGSNDLMWSFIFGYGGKQLGEAMLGVKLKVDWDKDESFGQNLSRIIPNLLQPKTLKAAVPLGAQVFLGIRPKAPSITKVHASLRPQADRLAKLIREHSHQFKITSKRYDAELVSRQVPQARLALNAIYLHAFGCTLSRLDKDIRDGLTGPEMERNKAAAMHFFDLAETWIQANWRELYENADDTLFKAADAALAHNATLPTERFIIPERTPTDQKGEGRSVNQDAIKQFPGDNAAQKIGLEAHAGAAT, encoded by the coding sequence ATGGCCGACGGCATCCGTCCGGATGCCCGCCAGGGCGTGCCCGGCGCCGCGACCAAGGAGCTCGACACGATGGCCGACCTGAAGAACATGAAGGGCGTTTCCGAGGCCGACCGCAAGCTGCTCGAGGAGGCCGAGGAGCTGCTGGGCGCCGAGCCCGAGTCGATGGGCTTTGCCAAGAACCTCTTCTGGGGCCGCTTCCGCGAAGACCTCATGCTGCCCTACCCCCAGCCGTCGGACGAGGCGAGGAAGGCGTGCGACGCGCTGGTCGAGAAGCTCGAGCACTACCTGCGCACCGAGCACCCCAGCATCCAGATCGACCAGGAGCAGGAGATCCCCCGCTGGGTGATCGACAAGCTCTTTGACCTGGGCGTCCTGGGCATGACCATCCCCAAGGAGTATGGCGGGCTGGGCATGGGCATCACGGCGTACAACCGCGTGCTGGAGACCATCGGCAAGTACTGCGGCAGCACGGCCGTGCTCGTGAGCGCCCACCAGTCGATCGGCTGCAAGGCGGTCATGCTGTTCGGCACCGAGGAGCAGAAGGCCAAGTGGCTGCCCAAGCTGGCCAAGGAGTGGGTCAGCGCGTTCTGCCTGAGCGAGCCCAATGTTGGTTGTGATGCGGGCGGCCAGGAGACCCGCTGCGAGGTCTCCGAGGACGGCGAGTACTACATCTTGAACGGCGAGAAGAAGTGGGCCACCAGCGGCGCGATCGCCGGCCTGTTCACCGTCATGTGCAAGCAGAACATCGACGGCAAGGACAAGGTGACGGCGCTCGTCTGCCACCCGGACATGCCGGGCGTGGACATCTACCAGAAGAACCGCAGCAAGTGCGGCATCCGTGGCACGTGGCAGGCCCGCATCCGCTTCAAGGACGTCAAGGTGCCCAAGGCCCACCTGCTCCATAAGGAGGGCCGCGGCCTGAACGTGGCGCTGACCTGCCTGAACTACGGGCGTTGCACGCTCAGCGCCGGCATGCTGGGCGGCGCGAAGCGCGCGATGGACCAGGCCATCCGCTGGAGCCAGACGCGCTACCAGTTCAAGGCGCCGCTGGCCGACAAGGATCTGGTCAAGCAGCGCATCGCCCACATGGCGGCGCTGACATACGCGATGGACTCGGTGCTCTACATGACCACCGGCATGCTCGACCGCCACGATGAAGACATCATGGTCGAGACGGCCATCTGCAAGGTCTTCTGCTCGGAGATGGGCTGGCGCGCGGTCAACGACGCCGTCCAGATCATGGGCGGCGAAAGCTACATGACCGAGAACGAGGTCGAGCGCATCTTCCGCGACAGCCGCATCAACATCATCGTCGAAGGCTCCAACGACCTGATGTGGTCGTTCATCTTCGGCTACGGCGGCAAGCAGCTCGGCGAGGCCATGCTGGGCGTCAAGCTCAAGGTCGACTGGGACAAGGACGAGAGCTTCGGCCAGAACCTGTCTCGCATCATCCCCAACCTGCTGCAGCCCAAGACCCTCAAGGCCGCCGTGCCGCTGGGGGCGCAGGTCTTCCTTGGCATCCGGCCAAAGGCCCCGAGCATCACCAAGGTGCACGCGAGCCTGAGGCCCCAGGCCGATCGGCTGGCCAAGCTCATCCGCGAGCACAGCCACCAGTTCAAGATCACCTCGAAGCGCTACGACGCCGAACTCGTCAGCCGCCAGGTGCCCCAGGCGCGGCTTGCCCTCAACGCGATCTACCTGCACGCCTTCGGCTGCACGCTCAGCCGCCTTGACAAGGACATCCGCGATGGGCTGACCGGCCCGGAGATGGAGCGCAACAAGGCCGCGGCGATGCACTTCTTCGATCTGGCCGAGACGTGGATCCAGGCCAACTGGCGCGAGCTGTACGAGAACGCGGACGACACGCTGTTCAAGGCGGCCGACGCGGCGCTGGCCCACAACGCCACGCTGCCCACCGAGCGGTTCATCATCCCCGAACGCACGCCGACCGATCAGAAGGGCGAGGGCCGCAGCGTCAACCAGGACGCCATCAAGCAGTTCCCCGGCGACAACGCCGCGCAGAAGATCGGGCTGGAGGCCCACGCCGGCGCGGCGACCTAA